Proteins from a single region of Oncorhynchus nerka isolate Pitt River linkage group LG18, Oner_Uvic_2.0, whole genome shotgun sequence:
- the LOC115146614 gene encoding LOW QUALITY PROTEIN: B2 bradykinin receptor-like (The sequence of the model RefSeq protein was modified relative to this genomic sequence to represent the inferred CDS: inserted 1 base in 1 codon): protein MTGSNSTNTSHCPYAEEWDWLHTMQLAYILATSVLGILDNVFVLLVFCLHKKACTVAEIYLSNLAAADLLLVSCLPLWAVNVANGFDWPFGPLLCRLVNVGINMNDYSSIYFLALVSVDCYVALVHTMSMRSPSYAKLACLLVWGYGLLLGTPTMVFRVVKWFPDFQVTACFLDWXFDVLLIVLGITIPVSMISYCTCQLIHALKNKAMKRFKVEGTEMKATLLVLAVLLTFLLCWVPFHLFMALDVLREQAS from the exons ATGACTGGTAGCAACAGTACCAACACCAGCCACTGCCCTTACGCTGAGGAGTGGGACTGGCTTCACACCATGCAACTGGCCTACATCCTGGCCACCAGCGTACTGGGGATTCTGGATAACGTGTTTGTCCTGTTGGTGTTCTGCCTGCATAAGAAGGCCTGCACCGTAGCAGAGATCTACCTGAGCAACCTGGCTGCCGCTGATCTGCTCCTGgtctcctgcctccccctctgggCTGTCAATGTGGCCAATGGCTTCGACTGGCCCTTCGGCCCCCTGCTGTGTCGCCTGGTCAACGTGGGAATCAATATGAATGACTACAGCAGTATCTATTTCTTGGCTCTGGTTAGCGTGGACTGCTATGTGGCATTGGTGCATACGATGAGTATGAGGAGTCCCTCTTATGCCAAGCTGGCCTGTTTGTTAGTGTGGGGCTATGGCCTGCTGCTGGGCACCCCTACCATGGTCTTCAGAGTGGTGAAGTGGTTCCCGGACTTCCAGGTGACTGCCTGCTTCTTGGACT TGTTCGACGTGCTGCTCATTGTGTTGGGGATTACCATCCCTGTGTCGATGATCTCCTACTGCACCTGTCAGCTCATCCACGCCCTGAAGAACAAGGCCATGAAGAGGTTCAAGGTGGAGGGCACGGAGATGAAGGCCACTCTGCTGGTGCTGGCTGTTCTCCTGACCTTCCTGCTTTGCTGGGTGCCCTTCCACCTGTTCATGGCCCTGGATGTCCTCCGGGAGCAGGCATCatag
- the LOC115146615 gene encoding B2 bradykinin receptor-like — protein MECNHTAAWNWVYSIQPVYMSVICLLGMVGNTFVLCVFCFQKRHSTVADIYLGNLAAADLLMVSCLPFWVVAVIQEFHWPFGELMCQLVNIVIGMNYYCSVLFLTLVSVDRYLVLARPLSSQGRGRKPAWASGICLVVWVVGALLSLPALLFRSVQFFPQLGVEACYMAYPHDGWRLRYNLTVNIVGFLVPIPIVSFCSYHIISVLRDNQASRMRSTTAAGTERKAAHLVLIVLAIFILCWLPYQVVIFLDTLYHYEVISGCGWVDVLEISTQLATYLGYSNSSLNPFLYVIVGKHFKQRARGVCRQMMCCGKGRKSYHIVNLNSTIKYTDSTKV, from the coding sequence ATGGAGTGTAACCACACAGCAGCCTGGAATTGGGTGTACTCCATCCAGCCAGTTTACATGTCCGTCATCTGCCTGCTGGGAATGGTGGGCAACACCTTCGTGCTGTGTGTGTTCTGCTTCCAGAAGAGACACAGCACAGTAGCAGACATCTACCTGGGGAACCTGGCTGCTGCAGACCTCCTCATGGTGTCCTGCCTTCCCTTCTGGGTGGTGGCGGTCATACAGGAGTTCCACTGGCCATTTGGTGAGCTTATGTGTCAGCTGGTGAACATTGTCATTGGGATgaactactactgcagtgtcctGTTCCTTACGCTGGTGAGTGTGGACAGGTACCTGGTGCTGGCACGTCCCCTGTCGTCCCAGGGCAGGGGAAGAAAACCAGCCTGGGCCAGCGGGATCTGCCTGGTTGTCTGGGTGGTGGGCGCTCTTCTCAGCCTCCCAGCCCTGCTCTTCCGATCCGTCCAGTTCTTCCCCCAACTGGGGGTGGAGGCGTGCTACATGGCATACCCCCACGACGGCTGGAGGCTGCGCTACAACCTGACCGTCAACATAGTGGGCTTTCTGGTTCCTATACCCATTGTGTCCTTCTGCAGCTACCACATCATCAGTGTCCTACGGGACAACCAGGCGAGCAGGATGAGGAGCACGACGGCGGCAGGCACGGAAAGGAAGGCTGCCCACCTGGTGCTTATCGTCCTGGCCATCTTCATCCTCTGCTGGCTGCCCTACCAGGTCGTCATCTTCCTGGATACCCTGTATCACTATGAGGTCATCTCTGGCTGCGGCTGGGTGGATGTATTAGAAATCAGCACTCAACTGGCTACCTACCTGGGCTACAGCAACAGCTCACTGAACCCTTTTCTGTACGTGATTGTGGGGAAGCACTTTAAGCAGAGGGCAAGAGGGGTATGTAGACAGATGATGTGCTGTGGAAAGGGAAGGAAGTCCTATCATATTGTCAATCTCAACTCCACCATTAAGTACACAGACTCCACTAAGGTATGA